The genomic segment ACAGGGCACACGCACAGCAGCTCCAGTGACCTTGCAGCTGTCACTGCTGGCACCAACCCCCTTGAGGGCATGGCAGGACCCACGGGGGCTGTACCCAGCGCACCCAGCCCCACGGGTTCCCACAGCCTGCTCAGTGCCACACTGGGGAGCAGCCAGACCACTGCTCCGGTCATGGTGCCCCATGCCCATCCCATGTGGGATGGGCatgcagctgggctctgccatGTATCTTGGGGAAGGGACCCCCAGGCACCCTGGGTGGCTGTCCAGCCCGGTGATGCCCACGGCATGGGTCCCACAGGGCAGAGTGACGAGCACCTCATGGCCGGAGGTTGGGGGGGCCGCGGACGTAGTTGGTGTGGGGCGAGGTGGGAGTGGGTgcggggccgggcagcgggAATGCAGCACACAGGCACTTTGTTTGGCCGGGGTGGGCGGAAGTCAGGGCGTTTGATCTGAATGCTAAAAGTGTGTTGTTCAGGGGCCGATAAAGGTCCCATTGTATGTAAATAGTTTATAAAGCAGCATATGACTTCCAGTGCAGGGCAGTGGCGGATAGAGACGAGGGCAGGCGGAGCAGAGCTCTCCTCCGGGAGACATGAGACCTTAGAGAGGCCATTGGGGGCAGCTCGCGAGGACCCTTCCTCACCGGCAGGTACGCGCTGCCGGGACCCTCCACACCAGGGGCAGCCGGAGGGCAGGTCCCAGCCCCCCAGCCTTGTGCTTCGGGTAGGAAGCAGCTCCCGGGGCTGCTCAATGCCGGTGGGTGGCCCTAGCGGGGTGGGGGTCTGTGCTTGGGGTGCGGGGTCACCCCACGCTCCCCAGGCATGGATGGCTCTACAAGGGTGGTAATGCATGGCTGCACGGGGGCTACCCCCAGCTCGGGGCTCCCCGGCCCCACTCCTGCAGGGAATGGGGGGGATGAGGGCAGGGAGGTGCTGGTGCACAGGAGCCCATGGAGCTCCTTGTGTCCATCCCTAGCCAGAAAACTCAGCGCTGGTTGCAGATGAGGGGTCCCTGCGGAGGTGTGGGAGCTTCACCCCcatcctctgcagcagctgtgggtCAGGATCCCTGTGCCAGTgtggggtggcagggcaggagcagatgGCATGGCAGGGCCAACCGGTCTCCTGCCTGCTCCGGCCAAAACGCTGCCCTGAGCTGTGTCAGCAGCAGGAGCCATGCTGCTGTCCTGCCGTCTGTCCATCCTGCTGTGTACCTaccagggctggagcagccagtTGCTCCCGGGTCCCTCCTGGGCCTGCTGCCACCAGGGCTGGGATGAGGTGGCTCTCAGCCAGGGACCCTTCCCACTCCTAAGACCGTTTCTCGCTGCTTGCTCCTGCAGACGTGAGGAACGATGAACTGGGCCGGCCTCTACACGGTGCTGAGCGGGGTGAACCGCCACTCCACTGCCATCGGGCGCATCTGGCTCTCCGTCATCTTCATCTTCCGGATAatggtgctggtggtggcagcCGAGAGTGTCTGGGGGGATGAGAAATCCGCCTTCACCTGCAACACCCAGCAGCCGGGCTGCAACAGCGTCTGCTATGACCACTTCTTCCCCATCTCCCACATCCGTCTGTGGGCCCTACAGCTCATCCTCGTCACCACGCCGGCTCTCCTCGTGGCCATGCATGTGGCCTaccagcagcaccaggagaAGAAGCTGCTGGTGCTGACAGGGCACGCGGACCCCAAGCACATGGAGGAGGTGAAGAAGCACAAGATGCGCATATCAGGTTCACTGTGGTGGACGTACGTCTGCAGCGTGGTCTTCAGGCTGCTCTTCGAGGCCGTGTTCATGTACATCTTCTACATGCTCTACCCGGGCTACCAGATGGTGCGGCTGGTCAAGTGTGAGGCTTACCCCTGTCCCAACACCGTTGACTGCTTCATCTCCCGGCCCACTGAGAAGACCATCTTCACCGTCTTCATGCTGGTCACCTCCAGCATCTGCATCATCCTCAACATGGCAGAGCTGGTCTACCTGGTGGTGCGGGCCTGTGCCCGCCGAGGCCAGCACAACTCCAACCCCCCATCAGGGAAGGGCTCCTTCTATGGGCACAAGCCCTCCTCCGAGTACAAGCAGAACGAGATCAACCAGCTGCTGACAGAGCAGGATGGCTCCCTCAAGGACATGCTGCGCCGCAatcctgggctgcaggagaagggcGACCGCTGCTCTGCCTGCTAGGGCCAGCGCCACGGGGGCCCCAGCCCTTGCCCCCACCCCAcagctgccccacagccctgtgcTGTCCCTGTCCCATGGATAGCATCCGTCAGGTGCCGGTCCGGCCCTCCCAGACAGCCAGGAGGGCATCTCAGGCCATTAAATCTCCGTTCTTGGGCACTGcctccctcctttctgctctgGCCGGGACGTGCTGGGGGCTGAGGTTCTAGTGTGGGGTGCCCACCCTTGCACCCTAGGCCAGGTGGGTGCCACCAGGGGCTGtgggggctgcagtgcctgggctgggctggggcccTAGCCGcagtgccctggcagccagcaTGCAGGAGCAGTGACCCCTGGGTGGCATTGAGCAGTGTCCAAGGGCTCACgctcccccagcaccagcccctgcagccccgaATATATTTAGAAAAGTGCCCAGAccaaaaatagaaggaaaaagtttCCCCAGTGGCTGTTTCATCTGCCAGTCAGAATGAAAGCCAATGGGGCACACAGCTGCCTCATGCCCCAATAACCCCACGCCCGCCATCGGGGGGACAGACAGAGCTGGGTGTACCTGTCTGCATGCTGCTGAGGAGCTGGGGACTAGCCGGGAAGGGGCCTCGCAGATTGCTGCACCACCCCGCTGAGGTGAGCCAACGGCGTGGGAGCACCAGGCTCTGCCCCATACGCTTGCCAACGGTGAGGGTTCCCCATGCCAGATTGCCATCGCGCGGTCCCCCACGGTGCTCCCAGCGTGGTGGGGATGCTTTCTGCTGGAGGTCCTTGCTCCCGGTGCCCTCCCCGCGACAGGTTAGGGGGTCCCATGGGAGGCAGGGTGGGGACACTCCAGGGACAGCCCCGAGTTGCATCCCTGCACGCCCGCCCAGCTGGGGGATGGGGTGGTGGTTCGGTGGGTTGTGGGGTGGCTGTGTCTGGAGGGTGGCTGTCTTGCAGGGCACCGAGGCATGTGCCATGGGGGACTGGAGCCTGCTGGGGCGGCTGCTGGAGAGCGCCCAGGAGCACTCCACAGTGGTGGGGAAGGTCTGGCTCACCGTCCTCTTCGTCTTCCGCATCCTggtgctgggggcagctgcTGAGCGGGTCTGGGGTGACGAGCTGTCTGGCTTCTCCTGTGACAcgcagcagcctggctgccagAACGCCTGCTACGACAGCAccttccccatctcccaccTCCGCTTCTGGGTCCTGCAGATCATCTTCGTCTCTACCCCCAGCCTCGTGTACCTGGGCCACATCCTGCACCTGGTGCATCTGGAGGAGAAGGcgcagcagcaagcagcagcacgGGCCGGCAGTGGGGCCAGGCGGCAGCGCCCCAgacagccccagctccctgcaggcGACACACGGGGACGGGTCTGCATGCGGGGGGCCATCCTGAGGACGTACATCTGCAATGTCGTCTTCAAGGCTCTCTTGGAAGTGGGCTTCATTGTGGGCCAGTATGCCTTGTACGGGTTCCAGCTGAAGCCCCTCTACACCTGTAGCCGCTGGCCCTGCCCCAACACTGTGAACTGCTACATCTCCCGGCCCACCGAGAAGACCATCTTCATCCTCTTCATGCTGGGGGTGGCCTGCGTGTCCCTGCTGCTCAACCTGGTGGAGATCTACCACCTGGGTCTCACCAAGTGCTGGCAGGGGCCAGGCCCCAAGTCACGCATCCTGCCCAGTCCTGGTGGCCCTGCGGGGCCGCACAGCACCCGCATCACCCTGCCTGGCAGTTGCAGCCCCATGGCTGCTGGCAGACCCCCCCATGGCCTGGCACCCCTGGGGAAGGCAGGTACATGGCTGGGGGCGGCCAGTGGGTCCCATGGGAAGGTGCGAGCGGCAGACCTGGCAGTGTGAACGTGGCCTGCTGGGATGCTCAGGGATGGGTGATACACAGGCGGCCACAGTTGTGGTTCTGTCTCCAGGCCCTGCCAGGCTCGTGGCATGGACCCCACGGCCAGCGTGAGAGATGGGCATGGCCCAGGGGACATGGCTCGGCTGCTCCCCGTGCTCCTGGGAGCAGTGGGGCTGAGA from the Gymnogyps californianus isolate 813 chromosome 9, ASM1813914v2, whole genome shotgun sequence genome contains:
- the GJB1 gene encoding gap junction beta-1 protein translates to MNWAGLYTVLSGVNRHSTAIGRIWLSVIFIFRIMVLVVAAESVWGDEKSAFTCNTQQPGCNSVCYDHFFPISHIRLWALQLILVTTPALLVAMHVAYQQHQEKKLLVLTGHADPKHMEEVKKHKMRISGSLWWTYVCSVVFRLLFEAVFMYIFYMLYPGYQMVRLVKCEAYPCPNTVDCFISRPTEKTIFTVFMLVTSSICIILNMAELVYLVVRACARRGQHNSNPPSGKGSFYGHKPSSEYKQNEINQLLTEQDGSLKDMLRRNPGLQEKGDRCSAC
- the LOC127019534 gene encoding gap junction alpha-3 protein-like, with product MGWWFGGLWGGCVWRVAVLQGTEACAMGDWSLLGRLLESAQEHSTVVGKVWLTVLFVFRILVLGAAAERVWGDELSGFSCDTQQPGCQNACYDSTFPISHLRFWVLQIIFVSTPSLVYLGHILHLVHLEEKAQQQAAARAGSGARRQRPRQPQLPAGDTRGRVCMRGAILRTYICNVVFKALLEVGFIVGQYALYGFQLKPLYTCSRWPCPNTVNCYISRPTEKTIFILFMLGVACVSLLLNLVEIYHLGLTKCWQGPGPKSRILPSPGGPAGPHSTRITLPGSCSPMAAGRPPHGLAPLGKAGTWLGAASGSHGKVRAADLAV